In one window of Photobacterium leiognathi DNA:
- a CDS encoding TIGR04211 family SH3 domain-containing protein encodes MKYLISLCLLICAAVAPVANAEQVRYISDNLFTYMHSGPGTQYRIIGSVDAGTKVTLLSSNKAAGFTQITDDRGRSGWVDSKFVSNEMGLKERVPALQTELTEVKAKLAEALTSSDTQNAGLKNTLAQRNSQINDLETRNNKLQSELSSSQDEIRELRAKIDTQKDDLLMKWFTYGGLVAGAGLLFGLVLPHIIPRRRKRNNGWA; translated from the coding sequence GTGAAGTACCTCATTAGTCTTTGTTTACTTATTTGTGCTGCTGTTGCGCCAGTAGCAAATGCAGAACAGGTTCGTTATATCTCAGACAACCTATTCACCTACATGCATTCAGGTCCCGGCACACAATACCGTATTATCGGTAGCGTTGATGCTGGTACAAAAGTTACTCTACTTAGCTCAAATAAAGCCGCAGGCTTTACTCAAATTACGGATGATCGTGGTCGTAGTGGTTGGGTTGATTCCAAGTTTGTTTCTAATGAAATGGGCCTTAAAGAGCGTGTTCCGGCACTACAAACTGAATTAACTGAAGTAAAAGCAAAATTAGCAGAAGCGCTAACATCAAGCGATACGCAAAACGCAGGTCTTAAAAACACACTTGCACAACGTAACAGCCAAATTAACGATCTAGAAACGCGTAATAACAAACTACAAAGCGAGTTATCATCATCTCAAGATGAAATTCGTGAACTACGCGCTAAAATCGATACCCAAAAAGATGATCTACTAATGAAGTGGTTCACTTATGGTGGTTTAGTGGCTGGCGCAGGTCTTCTATTTGGCCTTGTGCTTCCACACATTATCCCACGTCGCCGTAAGCGTAATAACGGCTGGGCATAA